From the genome of Segatella hominis, one region includes:
- a CDS encoding TetR/AcrR family transcriptional regulator, translated as MSISKTRQKLVDVARQLFAKNGIANTTMNDIAVASGKGRRTLYTYFSRKEDVYYAVIESELERLSDKLDEVATSKIRPQDKIIELIYTHLSMIKETVVRNGNLRAEFFRNIWMVEKARKNFDEDEIELLRRVYAEGKEEGEFDIDNVDLVADITHYCIKGLEVPFIYGRLGHGLNVESSRPLVAKVVYGALGKSGLKL; from the coding sequence ATGTCAATATCCAAAACAAGACAGAAATTGGTAGATGTCGCTAGACAACTATTCGCTAAGAATGGTATTGCTAATACTACCATGAATGATATTGCTGTGGCTTCTGGTAAAGGACGTCGCACTCTTTATACATATTTCAGTAGAAAGGAAGATGTGTATTATGCTGTGATAGAGTCTGAATTGGAGCGCCTTTCTGATAAACTGGATGAGGTTGCTACAAGTAAAATCCGACCACAGGATAAGATTATTGAGTTGATTTATACGCATTTAAGTATGATTAAGGAAACTGTAGTGCGTAATGGAAACTTGAGAGCTGAATTCTTCCGTAATATATGGATGGTGGAAAAGGCAAGAAAAAACTTTGATGAAGATGAAATAGAACTTCTCAGACGTGTTTATGCCGAAGGCAAGGAAGAAGGAGAATTCGACATAGATAATGTTGACTTAGTGGCGGATATTACGCATTATTGTATTAAAGGATTGGAAGTTCCATTTATTTATGGCAGATTGGGACATGGATTGAATGTTGAGTCTAGTAGGCCTTTGGTTGCCAAAGTTGTATATGGTGCTTTAGGAAAATCCGGTCTGAAACTTTAA
- the fabG gene encoding 3-oxoacyl-[acyl-carrier-protein] reductase, which translates to MGLLTGKTALVTGAARGIGKAVAMKFASEGANIAFTDLVLNDEMAAGLEATRKEIEALGVTCRAYAGNAADFEETQKTVKQIHEDFGSIDVLVNNAGITKDGLMLRMSEAQWDAVLNVNLKSAFNFIHACSPIMLRQRGGSIINMASVVGVHGNAGQCNYAASKAGMIALAKSIAQELGPKGVRANAVAPGFIETAMTAQLPEDIRKDWMKKIPLRRGGQTEDIANVCLFLASDMSSYVSGQVIQIDGGMNM; encoded by the coding sequence ATGGGATTATTAACAGGTAAGACAGCCCTTGTAACAGGTGCTGCACGCGGCATTGGTAAAGCTGTCGCTATGAAATTTGCTTCTGAGGGTGCTAATATCGCCTTTACAGATCTTGTACTCAATGACGAAATGGCAGCTGGTTTGGAGGCTACCCGTAAAGAAATTGAAGCTCTTGGAGTAACTTGCCGTGCTTATGCAGGTAATGCTGCTGATTTTGAGGAGACACAGAAGACCGTTAAGCAGATTCATGAAGACTTTGGCTCTATTGATGTCCTCGTAAATAACGCAGGTATTACAAAGGATGGTTTGATGCTTCGTATGAGTGAGGCTCAGTGGGATGCAGTTTTGAATGTTAACTTGAAGTCTGCTTTCAATTTCATTCATGCTTGTTCTCCTATTATGCTTCGCCAGCGTGGTGGTTCTATCATTAATATGGCTTCTGTTGTAGGTGTACATGGTAATGCTGGTCAGTGTAACTATGCTGCTTCTAAAGCTGGTATGATTGCGCTTGCTAAGTCTATTGCTCAGGAGTTGGGTCCTAAGGGCGTACGTGCTAATGCCGTTGCTCCTGGTTTCATTGAGACTGCTATGACTGCACAGTTGCCAGAGGATATCCGTAAGGATTGGATGAAGAAGATTCCTTTGCGTCGCGGTGGTCAGACTGAGGATATCGCTAACGTTTGCCTTTTCCTCGCTTCTGATATGTCAAGCTACGTAAGTGGTCAGGTTATCCAGATCGATGGTGGTATGAATATGTAA
- a CDS encoding RluA family pseudouridine synthase — MQVVYEDNHIIIVSKRSGEIVQGDKTGDVPLSETVKKYIKDKYHKPGNVFLGVVHRLDRPVAGLVVFAKTSKALSRLNNMFRDGDVHKTYWAITKNTPKEPEATLTHWIVRNEKQNKSYAYDHEVKNSKKAILKYKVIGRTDHYTLLEVNLMTGRHHQIRCQLAKMGCPIKGDLKYGSPRSNPDGSICLLSHHVEFLHPVSKELISIEAPLPDDNLWRAIAPI, encoded by the coding sequence ATGCAGGTAGTTTACGAAGACAACCATATTATAATAGTCTCCAAGAGAAGTGGTGAAATCGTTCAAGGTGATAAAACCGGTGATGTGCCTCTCTCGGAGACTGTAAAAAAATATATTAAGGACAAGTACCACAAACCGGGAAATGTCTTCCTGGGGGTGGTACATCGCCTTGATCGCCCTGTTGCTGGGCTTGTAGTTTTTGCCAAAACGTCTAAAGCTCTTTCGCGTTTGAACAATATGTTCCGTGATGGAGATGTGCATAAGACTTATTGGGCAATAACTAAGAATACGCCGAAGGAGCCAGAGGCGACTTTGACGCATTGGATAGTGAGAAATGAGAAGCAGAATAAAAGTTATGCTTATGATCATGAGGTGAAAAATTCCAAGAAAGCAATTCTAAAATACAAAGTAATTGGCCGTACAGACCATTATACATTATTGGAAGTGAACCTTATGACAGGTCGTCATCATCAGATAAGATGTCAACTTGCTAAAATGGGGTGTCCTATCAAGGGAGATTTGAAATATGGTTCCCCACGTAGCAATCCTGATGGTAGTATCTGTCTTTTATCTCATCATGTTGAATTCCTACATCCTGTTTCTAAGGAGTTGATTTCAATTGAAGCTCCGTTGCCGGATGATAATCTATGGCGAGCGATAGCACCAATTTAG
- a CDS encoding translocation/assembly module TamB domain-containing protein, translating into MKKYIKWSVFILFSPILLIMILAVMLYLPPVQNWAVRHVAAYASESTGMDVTVDHVKLVFPLRLGVEGVQVLQPIDSLKNSTNLSLRGKKDTIAGIRKMIVDVQLMPIFHSQVMVDQLDFDGMKVNTANFIHEARIKGNVGKLSVQAHGIDLANEHVLVENALLADAKLAVELSDTVPADTAPSENFWKINLQKLKLKNTNLTLHMPGDTLQVSAYFGNALAQETYLDLFKGLYQVKKLDWENGWVSYDNNFEKPVSGIDFNHLALSGMNLKADSFYYCDSKIDVKIREAQFKEKSGLSISQMNGRFVMDSTKLALPDFYLKTPVSQLKATVDMDMDAFAESNPGHLAALIDGSLGKSDLMLFAGDAMPEKMKKLWPYYPLKLKGSVKGNLQQLAFDGLKAVLPSAFEISAHGTMGCLTDMNKLKANVNLNARTYNLGFITAMLEPSLMKEICVPNGIGIKGNINVDGQRYATKLALTEGRGSLNIDASVIAKTNSTGGIDLGRLAYDAKIQAKNVQAKHFLPKQDLYAFSGNIKAKGVGTDFLSPSTRLAAKAQVSSVHYGKYKINNVLAIAHVAHGKVHADVDSKNQFLTGLVSLDALTNTKKVQATIKADVRQADLYLLQLVEKPMKAALCGYMDVNTDLKDFYNLQASVGDITLRTADKVYRPVDVLLDVFTRKDTTHAIVDCGDFHLNMDAHGGYKKLLGHIDGLQREIFSQMKNRKIDQIRLRQNFPLGHIYLSSGKNNFISRFIEYCGYQFKTVEMDLNASPVMGLNGFFHVDSMVVQGVQLDTIRALVHTKGDTIRYSARIENNKKNPQYVFRALVDGELQEKGSNIKAKLYDANNKLGLDVGLAALMQDNGIKVSLTDTHPILGYKKFKANADNYLMLSDDQRVSANLLLTASGGMGVRVYSNDENEDALQDITVSLSKFNLDKVLSVIPYMPDISGIMDGDFHVIQTKEELSVSSNLKIDNLVYEKCPMGDVGSEFVYMPKSDGSHYVDGILTYEGEDVATVKGTYQSEGAGYLDATVGLDKIPLHFINGFVPDQLLGLKGYGEGELAVKGALNKPHVEGEVYLDSAYLISEPYGISMRFDDDPVRIVDSKLLFENFMMYANNESPLNLQGNLDFSNVDRMMLDLRMRAQNFLLIDAKENLRSEAFGKAYVNFFAMMKGPLTSLQMRGKLDVLGNTDMTYVLRESELSTDSQLDELVKFTDFKSGKEETIVRPAIEGFDMMLSMSIDESAHILCALNEEKTNYIDLMGGGDLQMKYNPVDNIQLTGKYTLNNGAMKYSLPIIPLKTFTIQDGSYLEFTGDPFNPILNITATENMKSTVNEGQGTGRSVDFVCGVKLTQTLSKPGIQFIISAPNDMTMQDELNTMSIEERGKIAVTMLASGMYLSGGNTSDFSMNSALSSFLNSEINNIAGSAMRSLGLDLGMSVDNSTNASGALHTDYNFKFAKRFFNNRLSFTIGGKVSSGAEMENAGNNDSFFNNVELQYRLNEGASQYIRAFYNNNTYDWLEGLVGEYGVGFMWRRKLQHFKDIFRFKTEKQDVPVENVRQDTIVRKKMEDSTSVKPRFFDPLGEKL; encoded by the coding sequence ATGAAGAAGTATATCAAATGGAGTGTTTTCATTCTCTTTTCTCCGATACTCCTCATCATGATACTTGCTGTTATGCTTTATTTGCCACCCGTTCAGAATTGGGCAGTAAGGCATGTGGCAGCGTATGCTTCTGAATCTACGGGCATGGATGTTACTGTGGATCACGTAAAGCTGGTATTCCCTTTACGGCTTGGCGTGGAAGGTGTGCAGGTTCTGCAACCTATAGACTCTCTTAAAAATAGCACTAATCTTTCATTGCGTGGAAAAAAAGATACTATTGCTGGCATTAGAAAAATGATAGTTGATGTTCAACTGATGCCTATTTTCCATAGTCAAGTGATGGTTGATCAGTTGGATTTCGATGGAATGAAAGTGAATACTGCCAATTTTATTCACGAGGCGCGTATCAAAGGAAATGTCGGAAAACTTAGTGTCCAGGCACATGGTATTGATTTAGCCAATGAGCATGTTTTAGTAGAGAATGCATTGCTCGCTGATGCTAAATTGGCTGTTGAGCTAAGTGATACTGTACCTGCAGATACTGCCCCAAGTGAAAACTTTTGGAAAATCAATCTACAAAAGCTGAAATTAAAAAACACTAATCTTACGTTGCATATGCCTGGGGATACTCTTCAGGTAAGTGCTTATTTTGGAAATGCGTTAGCTCAAGAAACGTATCTTGATCTTTTCAAAGGATTATATCAGGTTAAGAAGTTGGATTGGGAAAACGGATGGGTCTCTTATGACAATAATTTCGAAAAGCCCGTTTCTGGTATAGACTTCAATCATCTGGCTTTATCTGGGATGAATTTGAAGGCGGATTCGTTCTATTATTGTGATTCCAAAATAGATGTCAAAATTCGTGAGGCGCAATTTAAGGAAAAGAGCGGCTTGTCTATATCGCAAATGAATGGTAGATTCGTGATGGATTCTACCAAATTAGCATTGCCGGATTTTTATCTCAAGACTCCTGTATCACAGTTGAAGGCAACTGTGGATATGGATATGGATGCTTTCGCTGAGAGTAATCCTGGGCATCTCGCTGCATTGATTGATGGAAGTCTGGGTAAATCTGATTTGATGCTTTTTGCAGGCGATGCAATGCCTGAAAAAATGAAAAAACTGTGGCCTTATTACCCTCTTAAGTTGAAAGGATCGGTAAAAGGAAACTTGCAGCAATTGGCCTTTGATGGGTTGAAGGCTGTCTTACCTTCTGCCTTTGAAATTTCCGCCCATGGAACAATGGGCTGTTTGACGGATATGAATAAGTTGAAGGCAAATGTCAACTTAAATGCTCGTACCTACAACTTAGGTTTCATTACAGCCATGTTGGAGCCTTCTTTGATGAAAGAAATATGTGTTCCTAATGGTATTGGAATTAAGGGAAATATAAATGTTGATGGTCAACGATATGCTACCAAGTTGGCTTTAACTGAGGGTAGAGGTAGTTTGAATATAGATGCTTCTGTTATCGCAAAAACTAACTCTACTGGTGGAATAGATTTGGGACGTCTGGCTTACGATGCCAAAATTCAGGCCAAGAATGTTCAGGCGAAGCATTTCCTTCCAAAACAGGATTTGTATGCTTTTAGTGGTAATATAAAAGCCAAAGGAGTGGGTACTGATTTCTTGTCACCTTCCACCCGTTTGGCTGCTAAGGCTCAAGTATCTTCAGTTCATTATGGGAAATATAAGATAAATAATGTACTGGCGATTGCTCATGTTGCTCACGGAAAGGTGCATGCTGATGTGGATAGTAAAAATCAATTTCTTACAGGGTTGGTAAGTTTGGATGCACTGACTAATACGAAGAAGGTGCAGGCTACAATAAAAGCTGATGTCCGACAGGCAGACCTTTATCTGTTGCAATTGGTAGAAAAACCGATGAAGGCAGCTTTGTGTGGCTACATGGATGTCAATACTGATTTGAAAGATTTTTATAATCTTCAAGCTTCTGTGGGTGATATTACTTTGCGTACAGCAGATAAAGTTTATCGACCAGTAGATGTTCTCTTGGATGTGTTCACGCGTAAGGATACAACTCATGCTATTGTAGATTGTGGTGATTTTCATCTTAATATGGATGCTCATGGAGGGTATAAAAAACTGCTTGGACATATAGATGGATTGCAACGAGAAATATTCAGTCAGATGAAGAATCGCAAGATAGACCAGATTCGTCTTCGCCAGAATTTTCCTTTGGGGCATATTTATCTTTCTTCAGGAAAAAATAATTTTATTTCCCGTTTTATCGAATATTGTGGATATCAGTTTAAAACAGTTGAGATGGATCTGAATGCCTCTCCTGTTATGGGATTGAATGGATTTTTTCATGTTGATTCTATGGTGGTCCAAGGTGTTCAGTTGGATACGATACGTGCTCTTGTGCATACTAAGGGTGACACTATCCGCTATTCTGCAAGAATAGAAAATAATAAGAAAAATCCACAATATGTTTTCCGTGCCTTGGTGGATGGTGAATTGCAGGAAAAAGGTTCGAATATTAAGGCAAAACTCTATGATGCCAATAATAAGTTAGGTCTTGATGTAGGATTAGCGGCTTTGATGCAGGATAATGGAATCAAAGTTTCACTTACGGATACGCATCCAATTCTTGGCTATAAGAAGTTTAAGGCTAATGCTGATAATTACTTGATGCTCTCTGATGATCAGCGAGTATCGGCTAATCTGTTGTTGACAGCTTCTGGTGGTATGGGCGTGCGAGTCTATTCTAATGATGAAAATGAGGACGCATTGCAGGATATAACGGTCAGTTTGAGTAAATTCAACCTGGATAAGGTTCTGAGCGTCATTCCTTATATGCCTGATATTTCTGGCATCATGGATGGTGACTTCCACGTTATTCAGACAAAGGAAGAACTTTCTGTTTCTTCTAATCTGAAGATTGATAACCTTGTCTATGAGAAATGTCCGATGGGCGATGTTGGGTCTGAATTTGTCTATATGCCTAAGAGCGATGGTTCTCATTATGTAGATGGCATTCTGACTTATGAGGGTGAGGATGTGGCAACAGTTAAGGGTACCTATCAGTCTGAAGGAGCCGGATATCTTGATGCTACTGTAGGGCTTGATAAGATTCCGCTTCACTTTATCAATGGATTTGTTCCAGACCAGTTGCTTGGTTTGAAAGGATATGGGGAAGGTGAACTTGCTGTAAAGGGTGCTCTGAATAAACCGCATGTGGAAGGTGAGGTTTATCTGGATTCTGCATATCTGATAAGTGAACCGTATGGAATTTCTATGCGTTTTGACGATGATCCTGTGCGTATCGTAGATAGCAAGTTACTCTTCGAAAACTTCATGATGTATGCAAACAATGAGAGTCCGCTAAATCTGCAAGGAAATCTGGATTTCTCTAATGTGGACAGAATGATGCTCGACTTACGTATGAGAGCTCAGAACTTCCTTTTGATAGATGCTAAGGAGAATTTGCGCTCTGAGGCATTTGGTAAAGCTTATGTCAATTTCTTTGCAATGATGAAAGGTCCTTTGACCAGCCTTCAGATGCGTGGAAAATTGGATGTGTTGGGAAATACAGATATGACTTATGTCTTACGTGAATCAGAACTGTCAACCGATTCTCAGTTGGATGAGTTGGTGAAGTTCACTGATTTTAAGAGTGGTAAGGAAGAGACTATTGTGCGTCCAGCCATTGAAGGATTTGATATGATGCTCAGTATGTCTATTGATGAATCTGCTCATATTCTGTGTGCTCTGAATGAAGAAAAGACGAACTATATAGATTTGATGGGTGGCGGTGACTTGCAAATGAAATATAACCCTGTCGATAATATTCAGTTGACTGGTAAATATACATTAAATAATGGAGCGATGAAGTACTCATTGCCAATTATTCCATTGAAGACCTTTACCATACAAGATGGCAGTTACCTTGAGTTTACGGGTGATCCTTTCAATCCTATTCTTAATATTACTGCGACAGAAAATATGAAATCTACTGTTAATGAGGGACAGGGAACAGGTCGCTCTGTGGATTTTGTGTGTGGTGTGAAGTTGACCCAGACATTGAGTAAGCCAGGTATTCAGTTTATCATTTCTGCTCCTAATGATATGACAATGCAGGATGAATTGAATACAATGAGTATTGAGGAACGAGGTAAAATTGCAGTTACGATGCTTGCATCTGGTATGTATCTTTCTGGTGGAAATACCAGCGATTTCTCTATGAACAGTGCCTTGAGCAGTTTTCTTAATTCGGAGATTAATAATATTGCAGGTTCTGCCATGCGATCTTTGGGACTGGATCTTGGTATGAGCGTGGATAATTCTACGAACGCTTCCGGAGCTTTGCATACAGACTATAATTTCAAGTTTGCCAAACGTTTCTTCAATAATCGTTTGAGTTTCACCATAGGTGGAAAAGTTTCTTCTGGAGCAGAAATGGAGAATGCTGGAAATAACGATTCGTTCTTCAATAATGTAGAGCTGCAATATAGACTTAATGAAGGTGCTTCGCAGTATATCCGTGCTTTTTATAACAACAATACTTACGATTGGTTGGAAGGCCTGGTCGGTGAATATGGCGTTGGTTTTATGTGGCGCAGAAAGTTACAACACTTCAAGGATATTTTCCGTTTCAAGACGGAAAAACAAGATGTTCCAGTTGAAAATGTCAGACAAGATACTATTGTGAGAAAAAAAATGGAGGATAGTACTTCTGTAAAGCCTCGATTCTTTGATCCGTTAGGAGAGAAGCTGTAA